The following coding sequences are from one Melospiza melodia melodia isolate bMelMel2 chromosome 2, bMelMel2.pri, whole genome shotgun sequence window:
- the PROS1 gene encoding vitamin K-dependent protein S isoform X1, protein MGPRCLPLLALAIALAQAATFLPQQYASQFLLRKRRANSFMEESKKGNLERECIEELCNREEAREIFENNPETEYFYPKYLSCLASHRAGVFRVAAVTPDSPADLRACVKEISNQCSPLPCHKDGYKDCIDGQAKYTCVCKAGWRGENCEEDINECEDFNGGCSQRCSNFPGSFRCLCEDGYFMHSNKRDCGDINECVLHPNICGTATCKNTQGKYECECPEGYTYNSTSKTCEDIDECAENICAQLCVNSPGSYSCYCDGKKGFKLSKDMKNCESVTECIPLNLEKNYQLLYLAEQFIGIPVLYLKFKLPNVTRFTAEFDFRTYDAEGVILYAESLDSSAWILLALRDGKIEIQFKNEFGTKVTSGGKAINDGLWHIVSVEELEHSISVKIAKEAVMSINSPGTLFKQSQGFLETKVYIAGLPRRVGGALVKQINPRLDGCIRAWNLMNQGHSGVNEVIQEKQSKHCLVSVGRGSFYPGTGMAAFQINYNNLDSAEDWLINVTLSIRPSTDTGVMFALVSNETVPLALSIVDSNSSDSQKITVTIGSIIVAQLESKKLCTPRRVQVGLLVTKQELELAVDSHTDRSSSEQLSTLHQAMMANVVTYLGGLPDVPLGATPVTAFYNGCMEVKVNNRQLDLDEAISKHNDIRSHSCPLIMQ, encoded by the exons ATGGGGCCGCGCTGCCTCCCGCTGCTGGCGCTCGCCATCGCCCTGGCCCAGGCGGCGACCT TTTTACCCCAGCAGTATGCATCTCAGTTCCTGCTGAGGAAACGCCGAGCAAACTCTTTCATGGAAGAAAGTAAGAAGGGAAATCTAGAAAGAGAATGCATTGAAGAATTATGCAATAGGGAAGAAGCCAGGGAAATCTTTGAAAATAATCCTGAAACT gAATATTTTTATCCCAAATATTTAA GCTGCCTTGCCTCCCATCGAGCAGGGGTGTTCAGGGTGGCTGCAGTCACTCCAGACTCTCCGGCTGACCTGAGGGCTTGTGTCAAGG AAATTTCAAACCAGTGCAGCCCCCTGCCATGCCATAAAGATGGGTATAAGGATTGCATCGATGGACAAGCCAAGTATACCTGTGTCTGTAAAGCAGGATGGAGAGGAGAGAACTGTGAGGAAG ACATAAATGAATGTGAAGACTTCAACGGAGGCTGCAGCCAGCGCTGTTCCAATTTCCCCGGGAGCTTCCGTTGCCTGTGTGAAGATGGCTACTTCATGCATTCCAACAAAAGGGATTGTGGAG ATATAAATGAATGTGTGCTACATCCAAACATCTGTGGGACAGCCACCTGTAAAAACACGCAGGGGAAATATGAGTGTGAATGTCCAGAAGGCTACACATATAATTCAACTTCCAAGACCTGTGAAG ATATTGATGAATGTGCTGAAAATATTTGTGCTCAACTCTGTGTGAACTCACCAGGAAGTTACAGCTGCTATTGTGATGGCAAGAAAGGGTTCAAGCTCTCTAAGGACATGAAGAATTGTGAG TCTGTTACTGAGTGTATCCCACTGAATCTTGAAAAGAATTATCAACTGCTTTACCTGGCAGAGCAATTTATAGGAATTCCTGTTCTCTACTTAAAGTTCAAACTGCCAAATGTCACAAG ATTTACAGCAGAGTTTGATTTCCGGACGTACGACGCAGAGGGGGTGATCCTGTATGCAGAATCCCTGGACAGCTCAGCGTGGATCTTGCTTGCTCTTAGGGATGGGAAGATTGAGATCCAATTCAAGAATGAGTTTGGAACAAAAGTCACCAGTGGAGGCAAGGCCATTAATGATGGCCTGTGGCATATA GTATCAGTTGAAGAATTAGAACACAGCATCAGTGTAAAAATAGCTAAAGAGGCTGTGATGAGTATTAACAGCCCAGGAACTCTGTTTAAACAATCCCAGGGTTTCTTGGAAACCAAGGTGTACATTGCAGGATTGCCTCGCAGGGTGGGCGGTGCTCTTGTTAAACAG ATTAACCCTCGTCTGGATGGTTGTATCCGGGCCTGGAACTTGATGAACCAGGGACATTCAGGAGTAAATGAAGTTAttcaagaaaaacaaagcaaacactGTTTAGTATCAGTGGGGAGAGGATCCTTCTACCCTGGCACTGGAATGGCAGCATTCCAGATAAACTATA ATAATCTTGACAGTGCTGAAGATTGGCTAATAAATGTGACTCTGAGTATTCGCCCATCCACAGACACTGGTGTTATGTTTGCCTTGGTTTCTAATGAAACAGTGCCTCTTGCCTTGTCCATAGTGGACTCTAACTCCTCTGACTCACAG AAAATCACTGTGACCATTGGGAGCATCATTGTTGCACAGCTGGAATCAAAGAAATTATGCACCCCCAGAAGAGTGCAGGTTGGACTACTGGTGACCAAACAGGAGCTTGAACTGGCTGTTGATTCACACACTGACAGAAGCAGCTCCGAGCAGCTCTCTACTCTGCATCAAGCAATGATGGCAAATGTTGTCACCTACCTGGGTGGCCTGCCAG ATGTTCCTCTGGGTGCTACACCAGTGACTGCTTTCTACAATGGCTGCATGGAGGTGAAGGTCAACAACAGACAGCTGGACCTGGATGAAGCCATTTCCAAACACAACGACATCAGATCTCACTCGTGCCCGCTGATCATGCAGTAA
- the PROS1 gene encoding vitamin K-dependent protein S isoform X2 yields the protein MEESKKGNLERECIEELCNREEAREIFENNPETEYFYPKYLSCLASHRAGVFRVAAVTPDSPADLRACVKEISNQCSPLPCHKDGYKDCIDGQAKYTCVCKAGWRGENCEEDINECEDFNGGCSQRCSNFPGSFRCLCEDGYFMHSNKRDCGDINECVLHPNICGTATCKNTQGKYECECPEGYTYNSTSKTCEDIDECAENICAQLCVNSPGSYSCYCDGKKGFKLSKDMKNCESVTECIPLNLEKNYQLLYLAEQFIGIPVLYLKFKLPNVTRFTAEFDFRTYDAEGVILYAESLDSSAWILLALRDGKIEIQFKNEFGTKVTSGGKAINDGLWHIVSVEELEHSISVKIAKEAVMSINSPGTLFKQSQGFLETKVYIAGLPRRVGGALVKQINPRLDGCIRAWNLMNQGHSGVNEVIQEKQSKHCLVSVGRGSFYPGTGMAAFQINYNNLDSAEDWLINVTLSIRPSTDTGVMFALVSNETVPLALSIVDSNSSDSQKITVTIGSIIVAQLESKKLCTPRRVQVGLLVTKQELELAVDSHTDRSSSEQLSTLHQAMMANVVTYLGGLPDVPLGATPVTAFYNGCMEVKVNNRQLDLDEAISKHNDIRSHSCPLIMQ from the exons ATGGAAGAAAGTAAGAAGGGAAATCTAGAAAGAGAATGCATTGAAGAATTATGCAATAGGGAAGAAGCCAGGGAAATCTTTGAAAATAATCCTGAAACT gAATATTTTTATCCCAAATATTTAA GCTGCCTTGCCTCCCATCGAGCAGGGGTGTTCAGGGTGGCTGCAGTCACTCCAGACTCTCCGGCTGACCTGAGGGCTTGTGTCAAGG AAATTTCAAACCAGTGCAGCCCCCTGCCATGCCATAAAGATGGGTATAAGGATTGCATCGATGGACAAGCCAAGTATACCTGTGTCTGTAAAGCAGGATGGAGAGGAGAGAACTGTGAGGAAG ACATAAATGAATGTGAAGACTTCAACGGAGGCTGCAGCCAGCGCTGTTCCAATTTCCCCGGGAGCTTCCGTTGCCTGTGTGAAGATGGCTACTTCATGCATTCCAACAAAAGGGATTGTGGAG ATATAAATGAATGTGTGCTACATCCAAACATCTGTGGGACAGCCACCTGTAAAAACACGCAGGGGAAATATGAGTGTGAATGTCCAGAAGGCTACACATATAATTCAACTTCCAAGACCTGTGAAG ATATTGATGAATGTGCTGAAAATATTTGTGCTCAACTCTGTGTGAACTCACCAGGAAGTTACAGCTGCTATTGTGATGGCAAGAAAGGGTTCAAGCTCTCTAAGGACATGAAGAATTGTGAG TCTGTTACTGAGTGTATCCCACTGAATCTTGAAAAGAATTATCAACTGCTTTACCTGGCAGAGCAATTTATAGGAATTCCTGTTCTCTACTTAAAGTTCAAACTGCCAAATGTCACAAG ATTTACAGCAGAGTTTGATTTCCGGACGTACGACGCAGAGGGGGTGATCCTGTATGCAGAATCCCTGGACAGCTCAGCGTGGATCTTGCTTGCTCTTAGGGATGGGAAGATTGAGATCCAATTCAAGAATGAGTTTGGAACAAAAGTCACCAGTGGAGGCAAGGCCATTAATGATGGCCTGTGGCATATA GTATCAGTTGAAGAATTAGAACACAGCATCAGTGTAAAAATAGCTAAAGAGGCTGTGATGAGTATTAACAGCCCAGGAACTCTGTTTAAACAATCCCAGGGTTTCTTGGAAACCAAGGTGTACATTGCAGGATTGCCTCGCAGGGTGGGCGGTGCTCTTGTTAAACAG ATTAACCCTCGTCTGGATGGTTGTATCCGGGCCTGGAACTTGATGAACCAGGGACATTCAGGAGTAAATGAAGTTAttcaagaaaaacaaagcaaacactGTTTAGTATCAGTGGGGAGAGGATCCTTCTACCCTGGCACTGGAATGGCAGCATTCCAGATAAACTATA ATAATCTTGACAGTGCTGAAGATTGGCTAATAAATGTGACTCTGAGTATTCGCCCATCCACAGACACTGGTGTTATGTTTGCCTTGGTTTCTAATGAAACAGTGCCTCTTGCCTTGTCCATAGTGGACTCTAACTCCTCTGACTCACAG AAAATCACTGTGACCATTGGGAGCATCATTGTTGCACAGCTGGAATCAAAGAAATTATGCACCCCCAGAAGAGTGCAGGTTGGACTACTGGTGACCAAACAGGAGCTTGAACTGGCTGTTGATTCACACACTGACAGAAGCAGCTCCGAGCAGCTCTCTACTCTGCATCAAGCAATGATGGCAAATGTTGTCACCTACCTGGGTGGCCTGCCAG ATGTTCCTCTGGGTGCTACACCAGTGACTGCTTTCTACAATGGCTGCATGGAGGTGAAGGTCAACAACAGACAGCTGGACCTGGATGAAGCCATTTCCAAACACAACGACATCAGATCTCACTCGTGCCCGCTGATCATGCAGTAA